The genomic window CATGAAAAAATCCCGATCCGTATCCCGCTGGATCACGTCGATGGGCCTGCCGGTGTGCTGGGCCAGGATCTGGTTCAACGTGTCCTTGAGCCTGAGAATTTCCTTGGCCTGGATGGCGATATCGGATGCCTGCCCCTGCGAGCCGCCCATGGGCTGGTGGATCATGATCCGGCAATTGGGAAGCGAATAGCGTTTGTTCGGGTCTCCCGCAGCCAGAAGAAGCGCCGCCATGCTGGCCGCCTGGCCGATGCACACCGTCGTGATTCCCGGTTTGATGTATTGCATCGTGTCGTAGATCGCAAGCCCTGCGGTGACGGAGCCGCCCGGCGAATTGATGTAGAAATTGATTTCCCGGCCGGGGTCTTCCGATTCCAGAAAAAGCATCTGGGCGATGAGCAGGTTGGCGACATCGTCGGTAATGACCGTCCCCAGAAAAATGATCCGGTCCTTCAACAAACGGGAATAAATGTCGTATGCCCGTTCGCCTCTGCTGGTCTGTTCAATGACAATGGGTACTAACAA from Desulfatirhabdium butyrativorans DSM 18734 includes these protein-coding regions:
- the clpP gene encoding ATP-dependent Clp endopeptidase proteolytic subunit ClpP, whose protein sequence is MLLVPIVIEQTSRGERAYDIYSRLLKDRIIFLGTVITDDVANLLIAQMLFLESEDPGREINFYINSPGGSVTAGLAIYDTMQYIKPGITTVCIGQAASMAALLLAAGDPNKRYSLPNCRIMIHQPMGGSQGQASDIAIQAKEILRLKDTLNQILAQHTGRPIDVIQRDTDRDFFMSGQEAKEYGIVDHVIRNREDLDRIFKTEA